One window of Macrobrachium rosenbergii isolate ZJJX-2024 chromosome 38, ASM4041242v1, whole genome shotgun sequence genomic DNA carries:
- the LOC136825566 gene encoding prothoracicostatic peptide-like, whose amino-acid sequence MREKDISRCKQPKGEKRTFQNVHRPKGEEETSQDLHSRKGEKKTFQDVHRLGEKKTFQDVRRPKGEKETFQDVHRPKGEKKTFQDVHRLGEKKTFQDVRRPKGEKETFQDVHRPKGEKKTFQDVHRLGGKKTFQDVHRPKGEKETFQDVHRPKGEKKTALKQ is encoded by the coding sequence atgagagaaaaagacatttcaagatgtaaacaacctaaaggagagaaaaggacATTTCAAAATGTACATAGGCCTAAAGGAGAGGAAGAGACATCTCAAGATTTGCACAGCcgtaaaggagagaaaaagacatttcaagatgtgcaTAGGctaggagagaaaaagacatttcaagatgtgcgcaggcctaaaggagagaaagagacatttcaagatgtacacaggcctaaaggagagaaaaagacatttcaagatgtgcaCAGGctaggagagaaaaagacatttcaagatgtgcgcaggcctaaaggagagaaagagacatttcaagatgtacacaggcctaaaggagagaaaaagacatttcaagatgtgcaCAGGCTAGGAgggaaaaagacatttcaagatgtgcacaggcctaaaggagagaaagagacatttcAAGACgtacacaggcctaaaggagagaaaaagacagcctTGAAGCAGTAA